In Spirochaetota bacterium, the sequence ACAGGCCTTTTTTATCTGAATAGGGTGTCCATCGTAGACTGGTTTGTATCCTCTTATATTTACTGTTTCAGGGTAATTGAAAGTCGTTTCTGCATTCGATATATTTATTGGAACATCAATAAGCACAGGACCTGGACGGCCGGTTGCGGCTAGGTAGAATGCTTCTTTTATAGTTTTTGTCAATTCCCCAATATCCTGGACAAGGTAATTATGCTTAGTAATGGGTCTAGTGATTCCAGTAACATCAGCCTCCTGGAAGGCATCGTTGCCAATCATCTCGGTTGAGACCTGACCAGTAAAAATAACAAGAGGTACAGAATCCATATGAGCTGTTGCAATGCCAGTTGTTAAATTAGTAGCGCCTGGTCCTGAGGTTGCAATCACAACACCAACCTTGCCAGAAGCTCTGGCATATCCATCCGCAGCATGAACTGCGCCCTGTTCATGTCTTGATAAAATGAATTTGAATGGTGCGTTGTAGATATGATGAAAAATGGGTATAACTACACCGCCAGGATAACCAAACATATATTCAATATTCTCTCTTTTTAATGATTCAATTATAATTTCTGCGCCCGTTAGTTTCAATTGTTTAACTCCATTTAAACATTAGGTTTATGTTTAGAAATATTATATTTTAAGCGTTATATATAGTATGATTACAATTCAATTTAAACAAATGATATTGTGAAGATAAAGAATAATATTCTGACACTTAAGGGTGGGGATATATTATTCCATTGAATTATTAAATAAATTATAGAAAAAAGTTGGAGAATGGAAAATTATTTATGTCAACTACTTTTTCAAAAAGCCTTATAGGATCAAGGGTGGCCCTTGAAAGGGGTGGTTGGAGCATGTGTTGTCGCTTCGGATGCGTATATAGATAAATACATTATTTATAATTATTATAACATCAATAATATTATTAGTTATAATCCTTGAGAATTTTTGAAAAAATATATTTTTTGTCTTGACTTAATTCGGTGGTTGTGGCAGTTTTATAAGATTTATCTATTTGGGAAATTATTTTAAATAACTAACGATTAATATCTAGCAACGTGTTTCATGTAAAAAAGCATAATAAATTTTATAAATAAATAAAGCGAATTCTTACTGTTGAACAGATTTGAAGGGTAGAGTTCATATTGCAAATATAGCACTATTCTTCATAAATGTTTCAAGCTGTCATTTGGGGACTGGGAGTTGGGGTTATCTTATTTGACATTTGGAATTATTCTTTCAGAATAATCAATAATTATATTATATCAATTTTATTGTCAATTTATAACCCCTCGAAATTACTATTTAAGGGGTTTTTTTATGACAGGATTTATTTTTTTTGTCAATGATTTTGGATTAAAGATAAAATGTATTTATTCCTGTTTTGTGCTATTGCTAATGGCTATCTCATTATTTAGCTGCATTGAAGATGATGAAGAACCGCCACTCGGCCCCACCAACCTGCAGGCTGAAGTTATCTCTTACAGCAAAGTAGTATTAACATGGGAAGACAACTCTAGTAATGATGATGGATTCAAGGTTGAACGAGCGCCTGATGTTGATGGTATTCCTGGGGATTTCAGGCGGATCGTTACTGTTGGTGTTGGGATAACATCTTTTGCCAACACCGAGCTCCAGCCAGAAACATGCTATCATTATAGAGTAAGGGCATTTAACACCAAGGGGAATTCTGAATACTCTAACGAAGTCAGTGTTACTACATGTCTGAAACTTGCTGCCATTATTGTTGGTCATACCTGTACAGATATCAGCGGAATACCGGAATACTGGATAGATAAAGCAAAAAAGGATTTCAGATTATCCTATGGACATACATCCTATGGAAGTCAAATAATAAGTGGAATGAATCTTTTAAAGGATGATCCTGGATCCTTGTATTGGTTTGATCATGACGGCACTGAAGGTGGGCTCTCCCTTCACGATGAAGAGCCGTCTGGTGATCTTGGTGATCCTAATAGAACTGAGTGGGCTATTAAAACTATGAACTTATTGAATGCTCCAGAAAATGATAGAAACATGATCATGTGGTCGTGGAGCAGTCAGGCGGATACATCCGAAGAAAACATTGATCTCTATCTTGAATTGATGGATCAGTTGGAGATTGAATTTCCGGGGGTTACTTTTGTTTATATGACAGGACATCTCAATGGAACTGGAGAAGCAGGCGTATTGCATCGAAGAAATGAACAAATTCGTAATTTTTGTGAGGAAAACCATAAGGTGCTTTTCGATTTCGCTGATATCGAGAGTTATGATCCTGATGGGAACTATTTTTTAGATCTTAGAGCTGATGAGGAATGTGATTATGATAATGGCAACTGGGCAGATGAATGGTGTATTGATAATTCAGATGAATGTGATACATGCTCCTGTGCTCATTCCCACTGTTTGAACTGTCAACTAAAAGGGAGGGCTTTCTGGTGGATGATGGCAAGAATTGCTGGATGGGATGGTCAAATAGAGGAATAATTTGTGAGGTTTTGATTGTAGATGTATAAAGGGGTGCCGATTTATTCTCCTAGTGTTTTGTTCATCTCAACTTGGCATATTTATATATAAGATTGATAAAAGATTTTTTTTTTAAAGAAAGCAAGGGTTTGTCTTCCTGTTTGGATTATCAGGAATTGAGATATATATTCATATTTAATCCTCAATGAAATAATATTAAAAGGAGTGTTGTTATGATGAGTAGACTAAATGTATATTCCAGAATACAAAGAGTAGAATGGAAAGGAGTATGTTTATTCATAGCTTTATTTTTATTTCTTTTACTAATTAATTGTAGTGAATTACCGAATCAAGAGCTTCCTAACGCCCCTTTTGATTTAGAAGCAGAGGCTGTATCTTCAAATCAAGTTGATCTACATTGGCAGGCCGTTTCTGATAATACGGTTGGATTCAAAATAGAGAGAAGGCTCTTGGGAGGCGACGACTATCTTGAGATTGCCGAAGTGTCAACAGATGAAAGGTCATATAGTGACAATGAAGTAGCGCAAAATAATACATACACATATCGAGCAAGGGCCTACAACAATGCTGGTCTTTCTGCGTACTCCAATGAGGCTAGCGCTACGACTCCAGTTTCCGAGACCTCTGTTATGCTTATCAATTGCGGATCAAATGAACCATATGTCGATACATTGGGAAGGACCTGGAGTGTTGATTATGGATGGACGGGTTATGATTTCTCCGTTGATAGGGGATCTATAGAGATTGACAATACAGAGGATGATCGCATTTACCAGTTAGAGAGATATTCGCTCGATGGATATTCGCTTCCTATTCTTAATGATACCTACACAGTTAAACTCCACTTTGCTGAAACATATATCGGCATCGGTGATGCCGGAGAACGAGTAATGGACATTGATGTGGAAGGCCATTTGTTAAATGATCTGGATGTCTTTGCTGAAGTTGGAGGGCGTAACGTTGCCCTTGTCAAGATCTTCAATGATGTTGTTGTTGATGATGGATTGCTTGATATCTCCATTGCTGCGAGTATAAATGAGCCAATGATAAACGGTATTGAAGTAGTCTCATTATCTCCACCAACTATAGCGCCTGAAGCTCCGGACAATCTTATAGTTACGGTTGACTCATGCTATCAGTTGAGCCTGAGCTGGAATGATAATTCTGACAATGAATATGGTTTTAAAATTGAACGCGCAGAGGATGATGATGGCATCCCTGGAATCTATGAACAGATTGCAATAGCTTTATCAAATGAGACTACATGTGACGATATTAGGGTAAGCACTGACACTACCTACTATTACCGCGTTAGATCCTATAATAATGTCGGTGCTTCTGATTATTCTAATGAGGCCAGCGCTACAACCTGCCCGCAAGAACCATCAGGAGATACAATCGCAGATCATCTTGTTGCAAAGGAAAGCGTATTGAGACGCATTCCCGAATCAGCGATAAATGCAGCAAAAGATAATCTACATATAATGTATTGCGGAACATCTCACTCATCTCAGGTAAAAAGTGGAATGGAGGGATTACTGGATTATCAGGATGGTGATGATGTGCTCTTTGCTGTAACCTTTGATGGCAATCCTGTTCAAGGAGAGCTTGATATTGACTATAGACCCACTACGCCAGTGGATGTATACTCCGCATATGACCTGAGTCATGATTCTGTAGATGGAGAGGGCCATACTAATTACTATCACAGAACCATAGACTACCTGGATCATCCTGAACATGCAGATGTCAATGTGGTTATGTGGTCATGGTGTTCTATAGAAGGTCATGATGTCCAGATTTACATAGACAATTTTGCAGAGCTTATTGATATGTATAGAGCTGGTGGTTCAAAGGGTAGAACATCAGAAAATGCGGTTACATTTGTTTTTATGACAGGTTATGCAAGAGGATCCTGGGGAGATACGCCTGAACCCCCATATATTGAAACACCCTATCAGAACCATAAGAGAATAGTTGATTATTGCGAAGAGAATGGTTATTTCTGCTTGGATTACTGGTCTCACGATACGCATAATTATGAGACGGATGAATTTTATCCAACAGCTCAGGGTAATTCGCCTACGCATCTATTGGAATGGATGAATGATCATCCAGATGATTGGTATTATTGCTGTCCTGCACATGCTTGTGATTATCAT encodes:
- a CDS encoding malectin domain-containing carbohydrate-binding protein, with translation MMSRLNVYSRIQRVEWKGVCLFIALFLFLLLINCSELPNQELPNAPFDLEAEAVSSNQVDLHWQAVSDNTVGFKIERRLLGGDDYLEIAEVSTDERSYSDNEVAQNNTYTYRARAYNNAGLSAYSNEASATTPVSETSVMLINCGSNEPYVDTLGRTWSVDYGWTGYDFSVDRGSIEIDNTEDDRIYQLERYSLDGYSLPILNDTYTVKLHFAETYIGIGDAGERVMDIDVEGHLLNDLDVFAEVGGRNVALVKIFNDVVVDDGLLDISIAASINEPMINGIEVVSLSPPTIAPEAPDNLIVTVDSCYQLSLSWNDNSDNEYGFKIERAEDDDGIPGIYEQIAIALSNETTCDDIRVSTDTTYYYRVRSYNNVGASDYSNEASATTCPQEPSGDTIADHLVAKESVLRRIPESAINAAKDNLHIMYCGTSHSSQVKSGMEGLLDYQDGDDVLFAVTFDGNPVQGELDIDYRPTTPVDVYSAYDLSHDSVDGEGHTNYYHRTIDYLDHPEHADVNVVMWSWCSIEGHDVQIYIDNFAELIDMYRAGGSKGRTSENAVTFVFMTGYARGSWGDTPEPPYIETPYQNHKRIVDYCEENGYFCLDYWSHDTHNYETDEFYPTAQGNSPTHLLEWMNDHPDDWYYCCPAHACDYHLLGNRRAYAAWWIWARLAGWDGQLEE
- a CDS encoding fibronectin type III domain-containing protein, which translates into the protein MTGFIFFVNDFGLKIKCIYSCFVLLLMAISLFSCIEDDEEPPLGPTNLQAEVISYSKVVLTWEDNSSNDDGFKVERAPDVDGIPGDFRRIVTVGVGITSFANTELQPETCYHYRVRAFNTKGNSEYSNEVSVTTCLKLAAIIVGHTCTDISGIPEYWIDKAKKDFRLSYGHTSYGSQIISGMNLLKDDPGSLYWFDHDGTEGGLSLHDEEPSGDLGDPNRTEWAIKTMNLLNAPENDRNMIMWSWSSQADTSEENIDLYLELMDQLEIEFPGVTFVYMTGHLNGTGEAGVLHRRNEQIRNFCEENHKVLFDFADIESYDPDGNYFLDLRADEECDYDNGNWADEWCIDNSDECDTCSCAHSHCLNCQLKGRAFWWMMARIAGWDGQIEE